One Amycolatopsis thermophila DNA segment encodes these proteins:
- a CDS encoding acyl-CoA synthetase, producing the protein MTIALETIGLWNIAAGQPDRTAIVNPDGSEVGYGALAGKANAYARGLRELGLETGDVVVVLQPNSDELLAAYFAALQTGLYVVMVNWHLVGPEVAYILSDSGAKAFLAHERFAEVAVAAADEAGVPAPARFAVGRIDGFRDVSELGAGGSGRPEVRTAGSPMLYTSGTTGRPKGVRRPLTGADPDSVPAASTWFFGIFGLKPFDDHVHLCGSPLYHTAVLNFASISIQLGHTVVLMDRWDPEEMLRLIERYRVTHSHMVPTQFRRLLALPEEVRSRYDLSSLRNMIHGAAPCPPEVKRRMLEWWGPVVTDYYAATEGGGTMITGEEWLRKPGSVGLPWPGSVVKILDDDGNELPPGQPGAVYMQMGSSTFEYHKDAEKTRKARVGNLFTLGDVGYLDEDGYLFLHDRKNDMIISGGVNIYPAEIENEMVMHPKVADVAVFGIPHEDWGEEIKAVVQPAPGVTSGPELAGELLEWTRGRLAKFKLPRSIDFVDELPRDPNGKLYKRKLRDPYWTDRKI; encoded by the coding sequence ATGACCATCGCACTGGAGACGATCGGCCTGTGGAACATCGCGGCCGGGCAGCCGGACCGGACGGCGATCGTGAACCCCGACGGCAGCGAGGTCGGCTACGGCGCCCTCGCCGGCAAGGCCAACGCCTACGCGCGCGGTCTGCGCGAGCTCGGCCTGGAGACCGGCGACGTCGTGGTGGTGCTGCAGCCCAACAGCGACGAGCTGCTGGCGGCCTACTTCGCCGCGCTGCAGACCGGCCTGTACGTGGTGATGGTCAACTGGCACCTGGTCGGGCCCGAGGTCGCCTACATCCTGTCCGACTCGGGGGCCAAGGCGTTCCTCGCGCACGAGCGGTTCGCCGAGGTCGCGGTGGCCGCGGCGGACGAGGCCGGGGTGCCGGCGCCGGCCCGGTTCGCGGTGGGGCGCATCGACGGGTTCCGCGACGTGTCCGAGCTGGGTGCCGGGGGGAGTGGCCGTCCCGAGGTGCGGACCGCGGGGTCGCCGATGCTCTACACGTCCGGCACGACCGGACGGCCCAAGGGCGTGCGGCGGCCGCTGACGGGGGCTGACCCGGACAGCGTGCCGGCCGCGTCGACGTGGTTCTTCGGGATCTTCGGGCTGAAGCCGTTCGACGACCACGTGCACCTGTGCGGTTCGCCGCTCTACCACACCGCGGTGCTGAACTTCGCGTCCATCTCGATCCAGCTGGGGCACACGGTCGTGCTGATGGACCGGTGGGACCCGGAGGAGATGCTGCGGCTGATCGAGCGGTACCGGGTCACGCACAGCCACATGGTGCCCACGCAGTTCCGGCGGTTGCTGGCGCTGCCGGAGGAGGTGCGCTCGCGCTACGACCTGTCGTCGCTGCGGAACATGATCCACGGCGCCGCGCCGTGCCCGCCGGAGGTCAAGCGGCGGATGCTCGAGTGGTGGGGCCCGGTGGTGACCGACTACTACGCGGCGACCGAGGGCGGCGGCACGATGATCACCGGCGAGGAGTGGCTGCGCAAGCCCGGTTCGGTGGGCCTGCCGTGGCCGGGTTCGGTGGTCAAGATCCTCGACGACGACGGCAACGAGCTGCCGCCCGGCCAGCCGGGGGCGGTGTACATGCAGATGGGCTCGTCGACGTTCGAGTACCACAAGGACGCCGAGAAGACGCGCAAGGCGCGGGTCGGGAACCTCTTCACCCTGGGCGACGTGGGGTACCTGGACGAGGACGGCTACCTGTTCCTGCACGACCGCAAGAACGACATGATCATTTCCGGCGGGGTGAACATCTACCCGGCGGAGATCGAGAACGAGATGGTGATGCACCCGAAGGTCGCCGACGTGGCGGTGTTCGGCATCCCGCACGAGGACTGGGGCGAGGAGATCAAGGCGGTGGTGCAGCCCGCGCCCGGGGTCACGTCCGGACCGGAGCTGGCCGGGGAGCTGCTGGAGTGGACGCGCGGGCGGCTGGCCAAGTTCAAACTGCCGCGCAGCATCGATTTCGTGGACGAGCTGCCGCGGGATCCCAACGGCAAGCTGTACAAGCGGAAGCTGCGCGATCCCTATTGGACGGACCGGAAGATCTGA
- a CDS encoding cytochrome P450, with the protein MATPLIPAGFDFTDPDLIAKRLPLEEFAQLRKTAPVWWNAQPHNHAGFRDDGYWVVTRHEDVKTVSKDSELFSSQEKLAIIRFDENMTDEGLDANRLVLLNMDAPQHTKLRRIVSKGFTPRSIARLEDTLRDRAARIVHEAKKKGSGDFVEDVACELPLQAIAELIGIPQEDRRKIFDWSNQMIGYDDPEYDVEPVAASAELVGYAWNMAEDRRKCPMDDIVTKLVQADVDGESLSSEEFGFFVILLSVAGNETTRNAITHGMKAMLDHPGQWELYREQRPKTAPDEIVRWATPVIAFQRTATRDTELGGQHIRKGDRVGMFYSSANFDPEVFDEPERFDVLRDPNPHVGFGGTGSHYCIGANLARLEIDLIFNAIADEMPGIREVAPPERLRSGWLNGIKHYRVAYA; encoded by the coding sequence GTGGCCACGCCCCTGATCCCCGCCGGCTTTGATTTCACCGACCCCGACCTGATCGCGAAGCGCCTCCCGCTGGAGGAGTTCGCGCAGCTGCGCAAGACCGCGCCGGTCTGGTGGAACGCCCAGCCGCACAACCACGCGGGTTTCCGCGACGACGGGTACTGGGTCGTCACCCGGCACGAGGACGTCAAGACCGTGTCGAAGGACAGCGAGCTGTTCTCGTCGCAGGAGAAGCTGGCGATCATCCGCTTCGACGAGAACATGACCGACGAGGGGCTCGACGCGAACCGCCTCGTCCTGCTCAACATGGACGCCCCGCAGCACACCAAACTGCGCCGGATCGTCTCGAAGGGCTTCACCCCCCGCTCGATCGCGCGTCTCGAGGACACGCTGCGCGACCGCGCGGCCCGCATCGTGCACGAGGCGAAGAAGAAGGGCTCCGGCGACTTCGTCGAGGACGTCGCGTGCGAGCTGCCCCTGCAGGCCATCGCGGAGCTGATCGGCATCCCGCAGGAGGACCGCCGCAAGATCTTCGACTGGTCCAACCAGATGATCGGCTACGACGACCCGGAGTACGACGTCGAACCGGTCGCCGCCTCCGCCGAGCTCGTCGGCTACGCCTGGAACATGGCCGAGGACCGCCGCAAGTGCCCGATGGACGACATCGTCACCAAGCTCGTCCAGGCCGATGTGGACGGTGAGTCGCTCAGCTCGGAGGAGTTCGGGTTCTTCGTCATCCTGCTGTCCGTGGCGGGCAACGAGACCACCCGCAACGCCATCACCCACGGCATGAAGGCCATGCTCGACCACCCCGGGCAGTGGGAGCTCTACCGCGAGCAGCGCCCGAAGACCGCGCCGGACGAGATCGTCCGCTGGGCCACGCCGGTGATCGCCTTCCAGCGCACCGCCACCCGCGACACCGAGCTGGGTGGCCAGCACATCCGCAAGGGCGACCGGGTCGGCATGTTCTACAGCTCGGCCAACTTCGACCCCGAGGTGTTCGACGAGCCGGAGCGCTTCGACGTGCTGCGCGACCCGAACCCGCACGTCGGTTTCGGTGGCACCGGGTCGCACTACTGCATCGGCGCGAACCTGGCCCGCCTCGAGATCGACCTGATCTTCAACGCGATCGCCGACGAGATGCCGGGCATCCGCGAGGTCGCCCCGCCGGAGCGGCTGCGTTCGGGCTGGCTCAACGGCATCAAGCACTACCGCGTCGCCTACGCGTGA
- a CDS encoding steroid 3-ketoacyl-CoA thiolase, translating to MGEPVIVEAVRTPIGKRRGWLSGLHAAELLGAAQRALVERAGVDAGVVEQVIGGCVTQAGEQSGNVTRTAWLHAGLPETTGATTIDAQCGSAQQAAHLVAGLIAAGAIDVGVACGVEAMSRIPLGANRGVDAGAPKPASWSIDMPDQYGAAERIAVRRGLTREDVDRFGLSSQAKAATAWAQGRFEREVVPVKAPVLDEAGEPTGETRLVARDQGLRETTSEGLARLKPVVDGGVHTAGTSSQISDGAAAVLIMDSERAAALGLRARARIRAQALVGAEPYYHLDGPVQATSRVLSRAGMKVGDVDLFEVNEAFASVVLSWQRVHEPDPERVNVNGGAIALGHPVGSTGARLLTTALHELERRDAATALVTMCAGGALSTATIVERL from the coding sequence GTGGGTGAACCCGTCATCGTGGAGGCCGTGCGGACCCCGATCGGGAAGCGGCGTGGCTGGTTGAGCGGGCTGCACGCGGCGGAGCTGCTGGGCGCCGCGCAGCGCGCGCTCGTCGAGCGGGCCGGCGTGGACGCCGGGGTCGTGGAACAGGTTATCGGTGGGTGCGTGACGCAGGCGGGTGAGCAGTCCGGCAACGTGACCCGAACGGCGTGGCTCCACGCCGGCCTGCCCGAGACGACGGGCGCGACGACGATCGACGCGCAGTGCGGATCGGCCCAGCAGGCGGCGCACCTGGTGGCCGGGTTGATCGCCGCGGGCGCCATCGACGTGGGCGTCGCGTGCGGGGTGGAGGCCATGAGCCGCATCCCGCTCGGCGCGAACCGCGGGGTGGACGCGGGCGCCCCGAAGCCCGCGTCGTGGTCGATCGACATGCCCGACCAGTACGGCGCGGCGGAGCGGATCGCCGTGCGGCGGGGGCTCACGCGGGAGGACGTGGACCGCTTCGGGTTGTCGTCGCAGGCGAAGGCGGCCACGGCGTGGGCGCAGGGCCGGTTCGAGCGCGAGGTGGTGCCGGTGAAGGCGCCGGTGCTCGACGAGGCGGGCGAGCCGACCGGTGAGACGCGGCTGGTGGCGCGGGACCAGGGCCTGCGCGAGACGACGTCGGAGGGTCTGGCCCGGTTGAAGCCGGTGGTGGACGGCGGGGTGCACACGGCGGGGACGTCGTCGCAGATTTCGGACGGTGCCGCCGCGGTGCTGATCATGGATTCGGAGCGGGCGGCGGCGCTGGGGTTGCGGGCGCGGGCGCGGATCCGTGCGCAGGCCCTGGTCGGGGCCGAGCCGTACTACCACCTCGACGGGCCGGTGCAGGCGACGTCGCGGGTGTTGTCGCGGGCCGGGATGAAAGTGGGGGACGTCGACCTGTTCGAGGTGAACGAGGCGTTCGCGTCGGTCGTGCTGTCGTGGCAGCGGGTGCACGAGCCGGACCCGGAGCGGGTGAACGTCAACGGCGGCGCGATCGCGCTCGGGCATCCGGTGGGCAGCACCGGGGCGAGGCTGCTGACAACAGCCCTGCACGAACTCGAACGGCGCGACGCGGCGACCGCGCTGGTGACGATGTGCGCCGGCGGGGCGCTCTCCACGGCGACCATTGTGGAGCGCCTGTAG
- a CDS encoding SDR family oxidoreductase, translated as MRQEGTIALVTGGNRGIGREVCRQLAAAGHTVVLTARSLAAATDAATGGEVIPWPLDVTSEDSVHRAAEAVAERFGRLDVLVNNAAISYDTWQRAVTADLAVVREAAETNLYGPWRLTQALLPLLRRSDHARIVNVSSEAASLAGMGGGTPAYTASKVALNALTRMFAAELRAEGILVNAVCPGWVATDMGGPGGRPVAEGAAGIVWAATLPDGGPTGGFFRDGRPLPW; from the coding sequence ATGCGGCAGGAGGGGACGATCGCACTGGTCACCGGCGGCAACCGGGGCATCGGGCGGGAAGTGTGCCGTCAGCTGGCCGCGGCCGGCCACACCGTCGTGCTCACCGCGCGGTCCCTGGCCGCGGCCACGGACGCCGCCACCGGCGGCGAGGTCATTCCGTGGCCGCTGGACGTGACGTCCGAGGACAGCGTGCACCGCGCCGCCGAAGCGGTCGCCGAACGGTTCGGCCGGCTGGACGTGCTGGTCAACAATGCCGCCATCAGCTACGACACCTGGCAGCGGGCCGTGACCGCGGATCTGGCGGTGGTCCGGGAAGCGGCCGAGACGAACCTCTACGGCCCGTGGCGTCTCACCCAGGCGCTGCTGCCGCTGCTGCGGCGCAGCGACCACGCGCGGATCGTGAACGTGTCCAGCGAAGCGGCGTCCCTGGCCGGCATGGGCGGCGGAACGCCCGCCTACACGGCGTCGAAGGTCGCGCTGAACGCGCTCACCCGGATGTTCGCCGCCGAGCTGCGCGCGGAGGGCATCCTCGTGAACGCGGTCTGCCCCGGCTGGGTCGCCACCGACATGGGCGGGCCCGGCGGCCGGCCGGTCGCCGAGGGCGCGGCCGGAATCGTGTGGGCGGCCACCCTGCCCGACGGTGGACCGACCGGTGGCTTCTTCCGCGACGGCCGGCCCCTGCCCTGGTGA
- a CDS encoding thiolase domain-containing protein, which translates to MRDVAVVGFAQAPNVRETPGTTNGVEMLVPIFAQVYQQTGLSKSDIGFWCSGSSDYLAGRAFSFISAVDAIGAFPPIHESHVEMDAAWALYEAWLKIRTGEVDTALVYGFGKSSAGHLRRVLALQLDPYTVAPLWPDSVSIAGLQARLGLDAGLWSEKDLAEVAARSRADATRNPLAQLSGTSEIADLLDAPYVADPLRAHDIAPVTDGAAVIILTAAERAGEFAERPAVITGIEHRVDTPVLGARDLTRSPSTEAAGRAVGTGDVEIAELHAPFTHQELILRTALGLGDDVRINPSGGVLTGNPMFAAGLARIGEAATRILTGQASKVLAHATSGPALQQNLVAVLEA; encoded by the coding sequence ATGCGAGACGTCGCGGTGGTCGGGTTCGCCCAGGCCCCGAACGTGCGCGAGACGCCGGGCACCACGAACGGCGTGGAGATGCTCGTGCCCATCTTCGCCCAGGTCTACCAGCAGACCGGGCTGTCCAAGTCCGACATCGGGTTCTGGTGCTCCGGTTCGTCGGACTACCTGGCGGGCCGGGCGTTCTCGTTCATCTCGGCGGTGGACGCCATCGGCGCGTTCCCGCCGATCCACGAGTCGCACGTCGAGATGGACGCGGCGTGGGCGCTGTACGAGGCCTGGCTGAAGATCCGCACCGGCGAGGTGGACACCGCGCTGGTGTACGGGTTCGGCAAGTCCTCGGCCGGGCACCTGCGCCGGGTGCTGGCGCTGCAGCTCGATCCGTACACCGTCGCTCCCCTGTGGCCGGACTCGGTGAGCATCGCCGGACTGCAGGCCCGGCTCGGGCTGGACGCCGGGCTGTGGAGCGAGAAGGACCTCGCCGAGGTCGCCGCGCGCAGCCGCGCCGACGCCACCCGCAACCCGCTCGCGCAGCTGTCCGGCACCAGCGAGATCGCCGATCTGCTCGACGCGCCCTACGTCGCGGATCCGTTGCGGGCGCACGACATCGCGCCGGTCACCGACGGCGCCGCGGTGATCATCCTCACCGCCGCCGAACGGGCCGGCGAGTTCGCGGAGCGGCCCGCGGTCATCACCGGGATCGAGCACCGCGTCGACACGCCCGTGCTCGGCGCGCGCGACCTGACCCGCTCCCCCTCCACGGAGGCCGCGGGACGCGCCGTCGGCACCGGCGACGTGGAGATCGCCGAGCTGCACGCGCCGTTCACGCACCAGGAGCTGATCCTGCGGACCGCGCTGGGCCTCGGCGACGACGTGCGCATCAACCCCTCCGGCGGTGTGCTGACCGGCAACCCGATGTTCGCCGCCGGATTGGCGCGCATCGGCGAGGCCGCCACCCGCATCCTCACCGGCCAGGCCTCGAAGGTGCTCGCGCACGCGACGAGCGGCCCGGCCCTGCAGCAGAACCTCGTCGCGGTCCTGGAGGCATGA
- a CDS encoding Zn-ribbon domain-containing OB-fold protein gives MSTPLSAPLDLAFDYTRSLGPVLGRFAAGLRERRIEGVRGSDGRVHVPPVEYDPVDAAPLTEFVPVSDEGTVLSWSWIPEPLDGQPLTTPFAWALIRLDGADTAMLHAVHVPGPSAMSTGMRVRVRWADETAGHIRDIAYFLPVGAGDGPSPAPPPRSEKDGVMVTPIELHYQHSASPEESRYLRGLAEGKLIGQRCPACGKVYIPPRGSCPTDGVPTVDEVELPDTGIVTTFCIVNVPFLGQRIKPPYVAAYILLDGADIAFLHLVLGCEAAEVRMGMRVRAAWKPRDEWWTSLENISHFEPTGEPDAPYESFAHHL, from the coding sequence GTGAGTACACCGCTGTCCGCACCGCTCGACCTCGCCTTCGACTACACCCGCTCCCTCGGGCCCGTGCTCGGCCGGTTCGCGGCCGGGTTGCGCGAGCGCCGCATCGAGGGTGTGCGCGGCTCGGACGGCCGCGTGCACGTGCCGCCGGTCGAGTACGACCCGGTCGACGCCGCGCCGCTCACCGAGTTCGTCCCGGTCTCCGACGAGGGCACCGTCCTGTCCTGGTCGTGGATCCCCGAGCCCCTCGACGGCCAGCCGCTGACCACGCCGTTCGCCTGGGCCCTGATCCGGCTCGACGGCGCCGACACCGCGATGCTGCACGCCGTGCACGTGCCCGGGCCGTCGGCGATGAGCACCGGCATGCGGGTGCGGGTGCGCTGGGCGGACGAGACCGCCGGTCACATCCGCGACATCGCCTACTTCCTCCCCGTCGGCGCCGGGGACGGGCCCTCCCCCGCACCGCCGCCTAGGTCCGAAAAGGACGGCGTGATGGTCACGCCGATCGAGCTGCACTACCAGCACTCGGCATCACCCGAGGAAAGCCGCTACCTGCGCGGGCTCGCCGAAGGCAAACTCATCGGCCAGCGCTGTCCGGCCTGCGGGAAGGTCTACATCCCGCCGCGCGGCTCGTGCCCGACCGACGGTGTGCCCACTGTGGACGAGGTGGAGCTGCCGGACACCGGCATCGTCACGACGTTCTGCATCGTCAACGTGCCGTTCCTCGGGCAGCGCATCAAACCGCCCTACGTCGCGGCCTACATCCTGCTCGACGGCGCCGACATCGCGTTCCTGCACCTGGTCCTCGGGTGCGAGGCCGCCGAGGTCCGGATGGGCATGCGCGTGCGCGCGGCGTGGAAGCCGCGCGACGAGTGGTGGACGAGCCTGGAGAACATCAGCCACTTCGAGCCGACCGGCGAGCCGGACGCGCCCTACGAGTCCTTCGCCCACCACCTGTAG
- a CDS encoding winged helix-turn-helix transcriptional regulator, which produces MKLDGPCADAAHDQLVADVFARACASRGVLEHVTGRWGTLALAALAEGPFRFNALRRKVDGVSEKMLAQTLQALERDGFVHREAEPTIPPRVEYSLTPLGAEVAARLRDLIEFVEGRLPDVVAARHAYDEAKAPR; this is translated from the coding sequence ATGAAGCTCGACGGTCCCTGCGCCGATGCCGCGCACGACCAGCTGGTCGCCGACGTGTTCGCCCGGGCCTGCGCGTCGCGGGGCGTGCTCGAGCACGTGACCGGGCGCTGGGGCACGCTCGCCCTCGCGGCGCTGGCCGAGGGGCCGTTCCGGTTCAACGCGTTGCGCCGCAAGGTCGACGGCGTGAGCGAGAAGATGCTGGCCCAGACGTTGCAGGCGCTGGAGCGCGACGGTTTCGTGCACCGCGAGGCCGAGCCCACGATCCCGCCGCGCGTCGAGTACAGCCTGACCCCGCTGGGCGCCGAGGTCGCGGCCCGGTTGCGGGACCTGATCGAGTTCGTCGAGGGCCGGCTGCCGGACGTCGTCGCGGCCCGGCACGCCTACGACGAGGCGAAGGCCCCGCGTTAG
- a CDS encoding alpha/beta fold hydrolase: MTESGTCPVPDGELHVERSGAGPALLLIPGGTGAAASYRALARLLAERYTVLAYDRRGHFGSTDTTDGPLTVTRHADDVRAVVEHFGYGKALVFGSSAGGAIGLELAARHPDVVGGLVVHEPPTVGLLPDADEWIAFAEEQAAASTAGDVFGAFKGFLGSIAGAGLPPLKTVRLPHEHEWRLLFDRELAGFYRYLPDLDVLRRSPVPIVLTAGEGSRGFYHYRPARALALELGLPFVELPGAHLAPQRNAEAFAGALNTVLADLVL; this comes from the coding sequence ATGACGGAGAGCGGTACGTGCCCGGTGCCGGACGGGGAGTTGCACGTCGAGCGGAGCGGCGCCGGGCCGGCGCTGCTGCTGATCCCCGGCGGGACCGGGGCCGCCGCCTCGTACCGGGCCCTCGCGCGGCTTCTCGCGGAGCGGTACACCGTTCTGGCCTACGACCGGCGTGGGCACTTCGGCAGCACGGACACCACGGACGGGCCCTTGACCGTCACCCGGCACGCGGATGACGTGCGGGCCGTCGTCGAGCACTTCGGATACGGCAAGGCGCTCGTGTTCGGCAGCAGCGCCGGTGGCGCGATCGGGCTGGAGCTCGCCGCCCGGCACCCGGACGTCGTCGGCGGGCTGGTCGTCCACGAGCCACCCACCGTCGGTCTGCTGCCCGACGCCGACGAGTGGATCGCCTTCGCCGAGGAGCAGGCCGCGGCCAGCACCGCGGGGGACGTTTTCGGCGCCTTCAAGGGCTTTCTCGGCTCCATCGCGGGCGCCGGGCTGCCGCCGCTCAAGACCGTCCGGCTCCCGCACGAACACGAGTGGCGCCTGCTGTTCGACCGCGAACTGGCGGGCTTCTACCGCTACCTGCCCGACCTCGACGTGCTGCGCCGCAGCCCGGTGCCGATCGTGCTGACCGCGGGCGAGGGCAGCCGCGGCTTCTACCACTACCGGCCGGCGCGGGCGCTCGCGCTCGAACTGGGTCTGCCGTTCGTCGAACTGCCCGGCGCGCACCTCGCGCCGCAACGCAACGCGGAAGCCTTCGCCGGGGC
- a CDS encoding thiolase domain-containing protein: MAKQLAAVLGTGQTHHRAKRTDVSMPGLIREAVDRAMADARVGWPDIDAVVIGKAPDLFEGVMMPELFLADALGATGKPLLRVHTAGSVGGSTALVAASLVQSGVHRRVLTVAFEKQSESNAMWALSIAPPFTMPVGAGAGGYFAPHVRSYIRRSGAPEHVGAIVAAKDRRNGALNPYAHLRQSDITVEKVRASQVLWDPIRYDETCPSSDGACAMVIGDEAAGDAAGGGVAWIHSTAMRTEPTTFAGRDQVNPQAGRDAAAALWRDAGIADPLSEIDTAEIYVPFSWFEPMWLENLGFMPEGEGWKLTEAGETALGGRLPVNPSGGVLSSNPIGASGMLRFSEAAKQVMGRAGDYQVDGARRALGHAYGGGSQYFAMWVVGAEKP, from the coding sequence ATGGCGAAGCAGCTGGCCGCGGTGCTCGGCACCGGGCAGACCCACCACCGCGCCAAGCGGACCGACGTGTCCATGCCCGGCCTGATCCGCGAAGCGGTCGACCGCGCGATGGCCGACGCCCGGGTCGGGTGGCCGGACATCGACGCGGTGGTGATCGGCAAGGCGCCGGACCTGTTCGAGGGCGTGATGATGCCCGAGCTCTTCCTGGCCGACGCGCTGGGCGCGACCGGGAAACCGCTGCTGCGCGTGCACACCGCCGGCTCGGTGGGCGGCTCGACCGCACTGGTGGCGGCGAGCCTGGTGCAGTCGGGTGTCCACCGCCGGGTGCTGACCGTGGCGTTCGAGAAGCAGTCCGAGTCGAACGCGATGTGGGCGCTGTCGATCGCGCCGCCGTTCACCATGCCCGTCGGGGCGGGAGCGGGCGGGTACTTCGCCCCGCACGTGCGGTCCTACATCCGGCGGTCGGGTGCACCCGAACACGTCGGGGCGATCGTCGCGGCGAAGGACCGGCGGAACGGGGCGCTGAACCCGTACGCGCACCTGCGCCAGTCCGACATCACCGTGGAGAAGGTGCGCGCGTCGCAGGTGCTGTGGGACCCCATCCGCTACGACGAGACGTGCCCGTCGTCCGACGGCGCGTGCGCGATGGTGATCGGTGACGAGGCCGCCGGGGACGCGGCCGGGGGCGGCGTGGCGTGGATCCACTCGACCGCGATGCGCACCGAGCCGACCACGTTCGCCGGCCGCGACCAGGTCAACCCCCAGGCCGGGCGCGACGCGGCGGCCGCGCTGTGGCGCGACGCGGGCATCGCGGACCCGCTGTCCGAAATAGACACCGCCGAGATCTACGTGCCGTTCTCGTGGTTCGAGCCGATGTGGCTGGAGAACCTCGGGTTCATGCCGGAGGGCGAGGGCTGGAAGCTGACCGAGGCCGGGGAGACCGCGCTGGGCGGGCGGCTGCCGGTCAACCCGTCGGGCGGGGTGCTCTCGTCCAACCCGATCGGGGCGTCCGGGATGCTGCGGTTCTCCGAGGCGGCCAAGCAGGTGATGGGCCGGGCGGGCGACTACCAGGTCGACGGCGCGCGCCGTGCCCTCGGCCACGCCTACGGCGGCGGATCGCAGTACTTCGCGATGTGGGTCGTCGGCGCGGAGAAGCCGTAA
- a CDS encoding class I SAM-dependent methyltransferase, translating into MPDAIFAHPRLAPVYDAFDGERDDLDLYLSIAAELGAEHVVDVGCGTGNLALLLAASGRTVVGVDPAGASLAVARSKDTGGTVTWIHGDATDLPPGDADLAVMTGNVAQVFLTDTGWADTLAGIHAALRPGGYFVFETRRPERRAWEDWAASEPLVLDVPGSGPVERRLEVTDVSLPLVSFRFTYRFLADGEEVTSDSTLRFRDRDEIGKTLASQGFRVLDVRDAPDRPGMELVFLAQR; encoded by the coding sequence GTGCCCGACGCGATCTTCGCCCATCCCCGGCTGGCCCCGGTGTACGACGCCTTCGACGGTGAGCGCGACGACCTGGACCTGTACCTGTCCATCGCCGCCGAACTGGGCGCCGAGCACGTGGTGGACGTGGGATGCGGCACCGGGAACCTCGCCCTGCTCCTCGCCGCGAGCGGGCGCACCGTCGTCGGCGTGGACCCGGCCGGCGCGTCGCTCGCGGTGGCCCGGTCGAAGGACACCGGCGGGACGGTGACGTGGATCCACGGCGATGCGACGGATCTGCCGCCCGGCGACGCGGATCTCGCCGTCATGACGGGCAATGTCGCGCAGGTGTTCCTCACCGACACCGGCTGGGCCGACACGCTCGCCGGCATCCACGCGGCCCTGCGCCCCGGCGGGTACTTCGTCTTCGAGACGCGCCGGCCGGAGCGGCGGGCGTGGGAGGACTGGGCCGCGAGCGAACCGCTCGTGCTCGACGTGCCGGGGAGCGGCCCCGTCGAGCGCCGGCTCGAGGTGACCGACGTGAGCCTGCCGCTCGTGTCGTTCCGCTTCACCTACCGGTTCCTGGCCGACGGCGAAGAGGTCACCTCCGACTCGACACTGCGGTTCCGGGACCGCGACGAAATCGGGAAAACCCTGGCCTCACAGGGATTCCGGGTGCTGGACGTGCGGGACGCGCCCGACCGGCCGGGGATGGAACTGGTGTTCCTCGCCCAGCGCTAA
- a CDS encoding SDR family oxidoreductase has product MTIVVTGATGRLGRHVVAGLRAKLPAGQVVAAVRSPEKAADLGVEVREADYDRPETLDAAFAGASKVLLISGTEVGRRVPQHQAVVDAAAKAGVTHLVYTSAPHADDTSLVLAPEHKATEEIIRASGVPFTFLRNNWYTENYVQPAQQAIATGVLTGSAGRGRVASATRADFAAGAVAVLTGEGHEGEAYELAGDVAWTFDDLAAEISAIAGREIPYRNLTADEHRAALIEAGVPAETAGFVVALDRNIAEGTLAGATGELRALIGRPTTPLGEGLAAALTEA; this is encoded by the coding sequence ATGACCATCGTCGTCACCGGGGCCACCGGCCGGCTGGGCCGTCACGTCGTCGCCGGCCTGCGGGCGAAGCTGCCCGCCGGGCAGGTCGTCGCCGCCGTCCGCAGCCCGGAGAAGGCCGCCGACCTGGGCGTCGAAGTGCGGGAAGCCGACTACGACCGGCCGGAGACCCTGGACGCGGCGTTCGCGGGAGCGAGCAAGGTGCTGCTGATCTCCGGCACCGAGGTGGGCCGTCGCGTCCCGCAGCACCAGGCCGTGGTGGACGCCGCCGCGAAGGCCGGTGTCACGCATCTCGTGTACACCAGCGCGCCGCACGCCGACGACACGTCGCTGGTGCTGGCGCCGGAGCACAAGGCCACGGAGGAGATCATCCGCGCGTCGGGCGTGCCGTTCACCTTCCTGCGCAACAACTGGTACACCGAGAACTACGTCCAGCCGGCCCAGCAGGCCATCGCGACGGGCGTGCTGACCGGCAGTGCGGGGCGGGGACGCGTCGCGAGCGCCACGCGGGCCGACTTCGCCGCGGGGGCCGTCGCGGTCCTCACCGGCGAGGGTCACGAGGGCGAGGCGTACGAACTGGCCGGCGACGTGGCGTGGACGTTCGACGACCTGGCCGCCGAGATCTCGGCCATCGCCGGCCGGGAGATCCCCTACCGCAACCTGACGGCCGACGAGCACCGGGCGGCACTGATCGAGGCCGGCGTGCCCGCGGAGACGGCCGGGTTCGTGGTGGCGCTCGACCGGAACATCGCGGAGGGCACCCTCGCCGGCGCCACGGGCGAGCTGCGGGCGCTGATCGGCCGGCCGACGACGCCCCTCGGCGAGGGCCTGGCCGCGGCGCTGACGGAGGCCTGA